A single Brucella intermedia LMG 3301 DNA region contains:
- a CDS encoding valine--tRNA ligase — protein sequence MLEKTYDAAAIEPKIAERWEEAGAFKAGAGAKPGADPFAVVIPPPNVTGSLHMGHALNNTIQDIMVRFERMRGKNVLWQPGMDHAGIATQMVVERQLAERQEPNRHAMGREKFIERIWQWKAESGGMISNQLRRLGASCDWSRERFTMDEGLSRAVLEVFVSLYKQGLIYRDKRLVNWDPKLLTAISDIEVESRETKGHLWHFRYPLENVPFDPENPHTYIVVATTRPETMLGDTGVAVNPKDGRYHALVGNDVVLPLVGRHIPIVADDYADPEAGSGAVKITPAHDFNDFEVGKRNDLRAINILTPEAAVTLKGNNDFLEGLELTPELKALINELDGQDRFAVRKRIVELMDERGYLEKIEDHTHAVPHGDRGGVPIEPYLTDQWYVNAAELAKPAMAAVRDGTTQIVPKNWEKTYFDWMENIQPWCVSRQLWWGHQIPAWYGPDGKCFVEKSEEEAKASARAHYGEDVVLERDTDVLDTWFSSALWPFSTLGWPDKTPELATYYPTSVLVTGFDILFFWVARMMMMGLHFMEEIPFHTVYLHALVRDKHGAKMSKSKGNVIDPLELMDEYGADALRFTLAIMAAQGRDVKLDPARIAGYRNFGTKLWNATRFAQMNGVKLDAGFKPENARLAVNRWILTELTKATRAVTEGIDNYRFNEAAGAAYRFVWNQFCDWYLELLKPIFMGDDEAAKAEAQATAAYCLDQIYKLLHPFMPFMTEELWTLTAGEGQKRDTVLALAAWPELSFEDEEAAADINWLVDLVTGIRSVRAEMNVPAGAIAPVVVLDANAASIDRFARHDAAIKRLARVESVSFEAQAPKGSAQMLLGEATICIPLGNLIDLKAESARLAKEAGKIAAEMDRIEKKLSNEKFVANAREEVVEAERERLAELKEAAQRVATAESRIRDAG from the coding sequence ATGCTTGAGAAGACCTATGACGCCGCGGCGATAGAGCCGAAAATTGCTGAACGCTGGGAAGAAGCGGGTGCATTCAAGGCGGGTGCAGGCGCGAAGCCGGGAGCCGATCCGTTTGCCGTGGTTATTCCGCCGCCGAACGTCACCGGATCGCTGCATATGGGCCACGCGCTCAACAACACGATCCAGGACATCATGGTCCGCTTCGAACGAATGCGCGGCAAGAATGTGCTGTGGCAGCCCGGCATGGACCACGCAGGCATTGCAACCCAGATGGTTGTCGAGCGCCAGCTGGCTGAACGGCAGGAACCAAACCGTCATGCCATGGGCCGCGAGAAGTTCATCGAACGGATCTGGCAGTGGAAGGCTGAATCGGGCGGCATGATTTCCAACCAGCTGCGCCGTCTTGGTGCCTCGTGTGACTGGTCGCGCGAGCGCTTCACCATGGACGAAGGGCTTTCGCGCGCGGTTCTGGAAGTTTTCGTCTCGCTCTACAAGCAGGGCCTCATCTATCGCGACAAGCGCCTGGTCAACTGGGACCCGAAGCTGCTGACGGCGATTTCCGACATTGAAGTCGAGTCTCGCGAAACGAAAGGCCATCTGTGGCATTTCCGTTATCCGCTTGAGAACGTCCCGTTCGACCCGGAAAACCCGCACACTTACATCGTCGTGGCGACAACGCGGCCGGAAACCATGCTGGGCGACACCGGTGTCGCGGTCAACCCGAAGGACGGGCGTTACCATGCTCTGGTCGGAAACGACGTGGTGCTCCCGCTCGTCGGTCGCCACATTCCGATCGTTGCAGACGATTATGCCGATCCGGAAGCCGGTTCTGGCGCGGTCAAGATTACGCCTGCGCATGACTTCAACGATTTTGAGGTCGGCAAGCGCAACGATCTGCGCGCCATCAATATCCTGACGCCCGAGGCCGCAGTTACGCTCAAGGGCAACAATGACTTCCTGGAAGGCCTTGAGCTGACGCCCGAACTGAAGGCGCTCATCAACGAGCTGGATGGGCAGGATCGCTTTGCGGTTCGCAAGCGCATCGTCGAATTGATGGACGAGCGCGGCTATCTCGAAAAGATCGAGGACCACACGCACGCCGTTCCGCACGGTGACCGCGGTGGCGTGCCGATCGAACCCTACCTGACCGACCAGTGGTATGTGAACGCTGCCGAACTTGCCAAGCCTGCAATGGCAGCTGTTCGCGACGGAACCACGCAGATCGTTCCAAAGAACTGGGAAAAGACCTATTTCGACTGGATGGAAAACATCCAGCCGTGGTGCGTCTCGCGCCAGCTTTGGTGGGGACACCAGATCCCGGCCTGGTATGGCCCGGACGGCAAATGCTTTGTCGAAAAGAGCGAAGAAGAGGCGAAGGCCTCTGCGCGCGCCCACTATGGCGAAGATGTTGTGCTCGAGCGTGATACCGACGTTCTCGATACATGGTTTTCGTCTGCGCTGTGGCCGTTCTCGACGCTCGGCTGGCCGGACAAGACGCCGGAACTCGCAACTTATTATCCAACCAGCGTTCTGGTTACCGGGTTCGATATCCTGTTCTTCTGGGTTGCCCGCATGATGATGATGGGTCTCCATTTCATGGAGGAAATCCCGTTCCATACGGTTTATCTGCATGCTCTGGTTCGCGACAAGCATGGCGCGAAGATGTCGAAGTCGAAGGGCAATGTCATCGATCCGCTGGAGCTGATGGACGAATACGGCGCCGACGCGCTGCGGTTCACCCTTGCGATCATGGCCGCACAGGGGCGTGACGTTAAGCTCGATCCGGCTCGTATTGCAGGCTATCGCAATTTCGGCACCAAGCTCTGGAATGCGACGCGCTTTGCGCAGATGAATGGCGTAAAGCTCGACGCCGGTTTCAAGCCGGAAAACGCCAGGCTTGCCGTCAATCGCTGGATACTGACGGAGCTGACCAAGGCCACGCGCGCCGTCACCGAGGGCATCGACAACTATCGCTTCAATGAAGCAGCGGGCGCTGCATATCGTTTTGTCTGGAACCAGTTCTGCGATTGGTATCTGGAACTGCTGAAGCCGATCTTCATGGGCGACGATGAAGCTGCGAAGGCTGAAGCCCAGGCCACTGCAGCCTATTGCCTCGATCAGATCTACAAGCTTCTGCACCCGTTCATGCCTTTCATGACGGAGGAACTCTGGACCCTGACCGCAGGCGAGGGGCAGAAGCGCGATACGGTGCTGGCGCTTGCAGCCTGGCCGGAACTGTCGTTCGAGGACGAGGAAGCAGCGGCTGACATCAACTGGCTGGTTGATCTCGTCACCGGGATTCGTTCGGTTCGCGCGGAAATGAATGTGCCTGCTGGGGCGATTGCTCCTGTTGTCGTTCTGGATGCGAATGCGGCAAGTATCGACCGCTTTGCCCGTCACGATGCTGCGATCAAGCGTCTTGCGCGTGTCGAAAGCGTTTCGTTCGAGGCACAGGCTCCAAAAGGTTCGGCACAGATGCTGTTGGGTGAGGCGACAATCTGCATCCCGCTTGGCAATCTGATCGACCTGAAGGCGGAATCCGCACGCCTCGCCAAGGAAGCTGGCAAGATTGCCGCCGAAATGGATCGCATCGAGAAAAAGCTTTCCAACGAGAAATTCGTTGCGAATGCGCGTGAAGAAGTCGTTGAAGCGGAGCGTGAGCGGCTTGCGGAACTGAAGGAAGCCGCGCAGCGTGTGGCAACGGCCGAGTCACGCATCCGTGATGCAGGCTGA
- a CDS encoding OmpP1/FadL family transporter → MTRRPYETEVDEAKSYWVPKVSAKFDLTNDLACAAQYRQPWGIETDVGVDTVRMFTAIEQKISSNDYGVNCSYRFAAGEKSYFRILGGVSYQELKGEQTRMIPPGSAFGGSFRVASLDVEDQSVGWRLGAAYEIPEYAMRATLVYQSKVKYNLEGTIDNLALDRLTGRGIPINVESDVSTPQSVEFRFQTGIAPDWLAFGSVKWTDWSSITSVDFNSADSRVVRQGTKITSLNLYYQDGWTVSGGVGHKFNDQWSAAATVTWDRGTSTGLTSQTDIWLFGLGTNYKPNDQFEVRLAGAAGWLSSGELDDTVIAGTRNATGSKGEFGNDFVGALSLTAKAKF, encoded by the coding sequence ATTACCCGTCGCCCCTACGAGACGGAAGTCGATGAAGCGAAGAGCTATTGGGTTCCAAAAGTTTCGGCCAAGTTCGATCTTACCAATGATCTCGCTTGTGCGGCTCAATATCGCCAGCCTTGGGGTATCGAGACGGATGTCGGCGTCGATACCGTGCGAATGTTCACCGCGATTGAACAGAAAATCTCCTCCAACGATTATGGTGTAAACTGCTCCTATCGGTTTGCAGCTGGAGAGAAGAGCTATTTCCGTATTCTGGGTGGCGTGAGCTATCAGGAGCTCAAGGGCGAACAGACCCGAATGATACCTCCGGGTTCAGCCTTTGGCGGCTCGTTCCGCGTAGCGTCTCTGGATGTTGAAGATCAGTCGGTGGGTTGGCGTCTTGGTGCCGCTTACGAAATCCCAGAATATGCGATGCGCGCAACGCTCGTTTATCAGTCGAAAGTCAAATATAACCTCGAAGGCACCATCGACAATCTGGCGCTCGATCGGTTGACAGGTCGCGGCATACCGATCAACGTTGAAAGCGACGTTTCTACACCTCAGTCGGTGGAATTCAGGTTCCAGACCGGTATCGCTCCAGACTGGCTTGCTTTCGGTTCGGTCAAGTGGACCGACTGGTCGAGCATTACTTCTGTGGACTTTAATTCCGCGGATAGCAGGGTCGTTCGTCAGGGAACCAAAATCACTAGCCTGAACCTTTACTATCAGGATGGTTGGACGGTTAGCGGTGGCGTCGGTCACAAGTTCAACGACCAATGGTCGGCTGCTGCGACCGTTACCTGGGATCGTGGCACCAGCACGGGCCTGACTTCACAGACAGACATCTGGCTCTTCGGTCTCGGCACGAACTACAAGCCAAACGATCAGTTTGAGGTTCGTCTGGCTGGTGCTGCTGGCTGGCTTTCCTCGGGTGAACTGGACGATACCGTTATTGCTGGTACGCGCAATGCCACAGGCTCCAAGGGCGAATTCGGAAATGATTTCGTTGGTGCCCTGTCACTCACTGCGAAGGCCAAGTTCTAA
- a CDS encoding NAD(P)-dependent oxidoreductase — MTTPAKVAFLGLGVMGYPMAGHLKNKGGHDVTVYNRTTAKAEKWAREFGGSFAATPAEAVRDADFVFACVGNDDDLRSVTTGPDGAFSTMRKDAIFIDNTTASAEVARELDAEAQKRGFHFIDAPVSGGQAGAENGVLTVMVGAPEAVFERARPVIDAYARMVGLMGPVGSGQLAKMVNQICIAGLVQGLAEGIHFGKKAGLDIEKLISVISKGAAGSWQMENRSGTMNQGKYDFGFAVDWMRKDLGICLEEADRNGALLPVTALVDQFYKEVQKIGGNRWDTSSLLARLERS; from the coding sequence ATGACGACACCCGCTAAAGTCGCCTTTCTGGGTTTGGGCGTCATGGGCTATCCCATGGCCGGACATCTCAAGAACAAGGGCGGTCACGACGTCACGGTTTATAACCGCACGACAGCCAAGGCCGAAAAATGGGCAAGGGAATTCGGCGGCAGCTTTGCTGCCACGCCCGCCGAAGCCGTTCGCGATGCGGATTTTGTTTTCGCCTGTGTCGGCAATGACGATGATCTTCGCTCCGTCACTACCGGCCCGGATGGCGCATTCTCGACCATGAGGAAGGATGCGATCTTCATCGACAATACCACGGCCTCCGCGGAGGTTGCCCGCGAACTGGACGCCGAAGCGCAAAAGCGCGGCTTTCACTTCATCGATGCGCCTGTCTCCGGCGGGCAGGCAGGTGCCGAAAACGGTGTACTGACGGTCATGGTTGGAGCGCCGGAAGCTGTTTTTGAGCGCGCCAGGCCCGTAATAGATGCTTATGCGCGCATGGTCGGCCTCATGGGTCCGGTCGGCTCGGGCCAGCTTGCAAAGATGGTCAACCAGATCTGTATTGCCGGTCTCGTTCAAGGGCTGGCGGAAGGCATCCATTTCGGCAAGAAGGCTGGTCTCGATATCGAAAAGCTGATCTCGGTAATATCCAAGGGGGCAGCGGGCTCCTGGCAGATGGAGAACCGTTCCGGCACCATGAACCAAGGCAAATACGATTTCGGCTTTGCGGTCGACTGGATGCGCAAGGATCTTGGCATCTGCCTAGAGGAAGCGGACCGCAATGGCGCGCTTTTGCCGGTTACGGCTCTCGTGGACCAGTTTTACAAGGAAGTGCAGAAGATCGGAGGCAACCGCTGGGATACGTCATCGCTGCTTGCACGGCTTGAACGGTCCTGA
- a CDS encoding glutathione S-transferase family protein → MLKIWGRINSTNVKKALWIARELNLDYEQIDVGGQFGGLKDPTYLARNPNGLIPLLEDGDTVLWESNTITRYLAAVYGKGTFWIEDPARRAQAEKWMDWASTSLASNFSDVIKHLIRLPEAERDPAILERGLLGLAHSMQIANDGLKDAAWFSGDNFGIGDIPIGCYAYAWFEFPIERPSLPRLEDWYDRLKQRPAYHAAVMTPLT, encoded by the coding sequence ATGCTGAAAATCTGGGGTCGTATCAATTCCACAAATGTGAAGAAGGCGCTCTGGATAGCGCGGGAACTTAATCTCGACTATGAGCAGATCGACGTGGGCGGCCAGTTTGGTGGCCTGAAAGATCCCACTTATCTTGCGCGTAATCCGAACGGGCTGATTCCGTTGCTGGAAGACGGCGACACTGTGTTGTGGGAATCCAATACCATCACCCGTTATCTTGCGGCGGTCTATGGCAAGGGAACGTTCTGGATCGAGGACCCCGCCAGGCGCGCGCAGGCTGAAAAGTGGATGGATTGGGCCTCCACCTCCCTGGCCTCCAATTTCAGCGATGTCATCAAGCATCTGATCCGGTTGCCGGAAGCGGAACGCGATCCGGCTATTCTGGAACGCGGTCTTCTGGGGCTGGCTCATTCGATGCAGATTGCCAATGACGGCCTCAAGGATGCCGCCTGGTTTTCGGGCGACAATTTCGGCATTGGTGACATTCCCATCGGTTGCTATGCCTATGCGTGGTTCGAGTTTCCCATCGAGCGTCCCTCCCTTCCGCGGCTCGAAGACTGGTATGACCGTTTGAAACAGCGTCCGGCCTATCACGCGGCCGTTATGACGCCTCTCACCTGA
- a CDS encoding ABC transporter permease: protein MSQTVSNTTVPVMAPPPVVKQWTRMRVAGHVIVALWFLLFAGLAIYLYNAWRVDLFETYGPRYWSGLLITLKLVAVSIIIGALISLPITAARMSNNRWLRGLAFGYVYFFRGTPLLAQTFLIYYGFGTFRPFLESIGLWVFFRDAWNCAILAFSLNTAAYQAEILRGAIQSVALGQWEGAAALGISKRVTFWKVILPQALIVALRPYGNEIILMIKGSAIVAIITVLDLMGETRRAYSRTFDFQTYLWAAVIYLVIVECLRHVWDFLERRLTRHLVR, encoded by the coding sequence ATGAGCCAGACGGTTTCCAACACGACAGTCCCGGTGATGGCCCCGCCGCCAGTGGTAAAGCAATGGACGCGAATGCGCGTCGCAGGCCACGTCATCGTCGCTCTATGGTTCCTTCTCTTCGCCGGCCTTGCGATCTATCTCTATAACGCATGGCGCGTCGATCTGTTTGAAACCTACGGGCCGCGCTACTGGTCCGGTCTTCTGATCACGCTGAAGCTGGTCGCTGTCTCTATCATCATAGGCGCCCTGATTTCGCTGCCAATCACGGCCGCGCGCATGTCCAACAATCGATGGCTTCGCGGACTTGCCTTCGGCTATGTCTATTTCTTCCGGGGCACTCCACTGCTCGCGCAGACATTCCTTATCTATTACGGTTTTGGCACCTTCCGTCCGTTTCTCGAAAGCATCGGGCTTTGGGTGTTTTTCCGCGATGCATGGAATTGCGCGATTCTGGCGTTTTCGCTCAATACGGCGGCTTATCAGGCTGAAATCCTGCGCGGCGCCATTCAGAGCGTGGCCCTCGGCCAATGGGAAGGCGCCGCGGCTCTTGGCATTTCAAAGCGTGTGACCTTCTGGAAGGTCATTCTTCCGCAGGCGCTTATCGTGGCGCTGCGCCCTTACGGCAACGAAATCATCCTGATGATCAAGGGATCGGCCATTGTCGCCATCATCACCGTGCTCGACCTGATGGGCGAAACGCGCCGCGCCTATTCGCGGACCTTCGATTTCCAAACCTATCTCTGGGCAGCGGTCATCTATCTGGTGATCGTCGAATGTCTGCGGCACGTTTGGGATTTTCTCGAACGACGACTGACACGTCATCTTGTTCGCTAG
- a CDS encoding ABC transporter permease → MEHYATLLSFGPDGWGASIAWGLLVTVSLALATLPVGLALGFLVAVGKQSSEPSIRLAANIYTTIFRGLPELLTLFLVYFGASLGLQRLLSLFGVEANVEINAFGAGMVALGFVFSSYSSEVFLSAFRAIPRGQYEGGYAVGLSHWQTMRKVILPQLIRIALPGLANLWLVLLKDTSLVSVITLSDILRQTSIAARVTKEPFLFFGIACLLYLVLAIISSYFIDRIARWADAGANRSRGA, encoded by the coding sequence ATGGAACATTACGCCACTTTGTTGAGTTTCGGCCCGGACGGTTGGGGGGCAAGCATTGCCTGGGGCCTTCTGGTTACCGTCTCGCTGGCCCTCGCAACACTTCCCGTCGGTCTCGCACTTGGATTTCTGGTTGCCGTCGGCAAACAATCCAGCGAACCCTCGATACGGCTGGCAGCAAACATCTACACGACGATCTTTCGTGGTTTGCCTGAGCTTCTGACCCTCTTTCTCGTTTATTTCGGCGCATCGCTGGGACTGCAGCGGCTCTTGAGCCTGTTCGGCGTCGAAGCCAATGTCGAAATCAATGCGTTCGGCGCGGGTATGGTCGCGCTGGGCTTCGTCTTCTCATCCTATTCGAGCGAAGTCTTCCTCTCGGCATTCCGCGCCATCCCGCGCGGCCAATATGAAGGCGGTTATGCCGTCGGCCTGTCGCACTGGCAGACCATGCGCAAGGTCATCCTGCCGCAGCTGATCCGCATCGCCCTGCCCGGTCTGGCCAATCTGTGGCTGGTGCTTCTCAAGGATACATCGCTGGTTTCCGTCATCACCTTGTCGGATATCCTGCGGCAGACCTCCATCGCGGCGCGGGTGACCAAGGAACCGTTTCTGTTCTTCGGCATAGCCTGTCTGCTCTATCTGGTTCTCGCAATCATCTCGTCCTACTTCATCGACCGCATTGCCCGCTGGGCCGATGCAGGCGCCAACCGTTCGCGAGGTGCATGA
- a CDS encoding ABC transporter substrate-binding protein: MRVLKRIATAASVAALAITIGSMAAGVANAEEPLKLKIGTEGAYPPFNFINPDGTLSGFDVDIAKALCEEMKAECEFVTQEWDGAIPALQAGKFDAFIASMSITDERKKQVDFSNKYYNTPPGIAAPKDTDIKGVTKEDLAGKTIGVQVSTTHSNYSEKTFTDSTIKAYPTAEEYRLDLANGRLDAVNDDSVTLAQWLKSPDGACCKMVGTFPPVIEIHGPGAGVAFKKGRPELVEKFNAAIKAIRANGKYKEVNDKYFDFDAYGAEN; the protein is encoded by the coding sequence ATGCGCGTATTGAAGCGTATCGCCACTGCAGCATCGGTAGCAGCACTGGCAATCACAATCGGCAGCATGGCTGCTGGCGTTGCCAATGCAGAAGAACCACTCAAGCTCAAGATCGGCACCGAAGGCGCCTATCCGCCCTTCAACTTCATCAATCCGGACGGCACCCTCTCGGGCTTCGACGTCGATATCGCCAAGGCGCTCTGCGAGGAGATGAAAGCCGAGTGCGAATTCGTTACCCAGGAATGGGACGGCGCTATTCCTGCGCTTCAGGCAGGCAAATTCGACGCCTTCATCGCATCCATGTCCATCACGGACGAGCGCAAGAAGCAGGTCGACTTCTCCAATAAATATTACAACACGCCTCCCGGCATTGCGGCTCCCAAAGACACCGACATCAAGGGTGTGACCAAGGAAGACCTCGCAGGCAAGACCATCGGCGTGCAGGTTTCCACCACGCACTCCAACTATTCTGAAAAGACCTTCACCGACAGCACGATCAAGGCCTATCCGACGGCAGAAGAATATCGCCTCGATCTCGCCAATGGCCGTCTCGATGCCGTCAACGACGACAGCGTGACGCTTGCCCAGTGGCTGAAGTCTCCGGATGGGGCTTGCTGCAAGATGGTCGGTACGTTCCCGCCAGTCATCGAAATCCATGGTCCGGGCGCTGGCGTCGCCTTCAAGAAGGGCCGCCCCGAACTGGTTGAAAAGTTCAACGCAGCCATCAAGGCCATCCGCGCGAACGGCAAATACAAGGAAGTCAACGACAAGTACTTCGACTTCGATGCTTATGGCGCTGAAAACTAA
- the mobB gene encoding molybdopterin-guanine dinucleotide biosynthesis protein B, whose amino-acid sequence MNQKLFGITGWKNSGKTTMTERLVTCLTARGYRIATIKHAHHNFDIDHEGTDSWRHRKAGAAEVAIVSSQRYAIMHENLGEEEPSLREIAAKLAPCDLVLVEGYKRETHKKIELRRQGSHDGPALSRDDPTILAIASDQPQPDEAVPVFDINDIEKIADFIEGEMAL is encoded by the coding sequence ATGAACCAGAAGCTTTTCGGCATTACCGGCTGGAAAAACTCCGGCAAGACAACAATGACCGAACGCCTGGTGACATGCCTTACCGCCCGCGGGTACCGTATCGCCACGATCAAGCATGCCCATCACAATTTCGACATCGACCATGAAGGAACTGATTCCTGGCGGCATCGAAAGGCGGGAGCGGCGGAAGTTGCCATAGTCTCGTCGCAGCGCTACGCGATCATGCATGAGAACCTGGGCGAAGAAGAGCCTTCCCTGCGTGAGATTGCCGCCAAACTTGCACCCTGCGATCTTGTTCTGGTCGAAGGCTATAAGCGCGAAACACACAAGAAAATCGAGCTGCGTCGGCAGGGAAGCCATGACGGGCCCGCGCTTTCCCGCGACGATCCGACTATCCTCGCCATCGCCAGCGACCAGCCCCAACCCGACGAAGCAGTGCCCGTGTTCGACATCAATGATATCGAGAAAATAGCCGATTTTATCGAAGGCGAGATGGCGCTTTGA
- a CDS encoding molybdenum cofactor guanylyltransferase, producing MIAGAIIAGGLSSRMQEGGVAGDKFLQPLDGDRSIIAHVITRISPQVETLVVNANSDDPRLTNLGVPILKDLPSTHGGPLVGILSALIQARGASLLLTTAADTPFLPHDLAGRLLSRRNESGARIVLASSLDRVHPIFGLWETGLADELSAWLSETNRASVLAFAEHIGFETVDFPLAFAGDSPETYDPFFNINRPDDLVAARKLAESME from the coding sequence ATGATTGCAGGGGCCATCATCGCCGGGGGGCTTTCCAGCCGCATGCAGGAAGGTGGCGTTGCGGGCGACAAGTTCCTTCAGCCACTCGACGGCGACCGCTCTATCATTGCCCATGTCATCACGCGCATCAGCCCGCAGGTCGAAACTCTCGTTGTCAATGCGAACAGCGATGATCCCCGTCTGACCAATCTCGGCGTACCGATCCTGAAAGACCTGCCTTCAACACATGGCGGTCCACTTGTCGGCATCCTGTCGGCGTTGATCCAGGCGCGCGGGGCTTCCCTTTTACTGACAACGGCAGCCGATACGCCGTTCCTGCCTCACGATCTCGCCGGACGCCTTCTTTCGCGTCGAAATGAAAGCGGAGCGCGTATCGTTCTCGCCAGTTCCCTTGACCGGGTGCATCCCATTTTCGGCCTGTGGGAAACGGGGCTGGCGGATGAACTGTCCGCTTGGCTCTCCGAAACGAACAGGGCGAGCGTCCTTGCGTTCGCTGAGCATATAGGTTTTGAGACCGTCGATTTTCCGCTTGCCTTCGCCGGCGATAGTCCGGAAACATATGATCCGTTCTTCAACATCAATCGGCCCGACGATCTTGTCGCGGCCCGAAAACTGGCTGAGTCGATGGAATGA
- a CDS encoding DMT family transporter, protein MLLAMGTFTIGDTITKYLLTEMNSGQYMLVRGIFATALIGLLAWRHGALRNLSLERMTILRVVGEVVATITYIYSLGHLSQAFCSAVFQATPLVVTLGAALFLKEKVGWRRWCCILVGLVGVLIIIRPGTDGAASLAAVAVLLASVCFAATRDIATRRVPAHVPTLFLSTLTAGAITLTGGALTVPMGGWQPLGMTAVGAMAIAAVLLLVGYHFIILAMREGEVSFVSPFRYSSLLWAIGLSTLIFGEAPDIYTIIGSILVVGSGVYMVYRENVLKKRERNKSTLATIPTGVEPS, encoded by the coding sequence ATGCTTCTCGCCATGGGGACCTTCACCATCGGCGATACGATCACAAAATATCTCCTGACCGAGATGAACAGCGGGCAGTATATGCTGGTCCGCGGCATATTCGCGACGGCGCTGATCGGTTTGCTGGCTTGGCGCCACGGCGCGTTGCGCAATCTTTCGCTGGAGAGGATGACGATCCTGCGTGTTGTGGGCGAAGTCGTCGCCACGATCACCTATATTTACTCCCTCGGTCATCTCTCGCAGGCATTCTGTTCCGCCGTCTTTCAGGCAACGCCGCTTGTCGTGACGCTCGGAGCGGCGCTCTTCCTGAAGGAAAAAGTGGGCTGGCGTCGCTGGTGCTGTATCCTTGTCGGGTTGGTAGGCGTCCTCATCATCATCCGGCCTGGAACGGATGGCGCGGCGAGCCTGGCCGCTGTCGCCGTGCTTCTCGCCAGCGTGTGCTTTGCCGCCACACGAGATATTGCGACACGCCGGGTGCCGGCGCATGTGCCAACCCTCTTTCTGTCGACCTTGACCGCAGGCGCGATAACATTGACGGGCGGCGCGCTGACAGTTCCCATGGGCGGATGGCAGCCACTCGGGATGACCGCCGTCGGCGCCATGGCCATTGCGGCCGTTTTGCTTCTCGTTGGTTATCACTTCATCATTCTGGCGATGCGCGAAGGCGAAGTTTCGTTCGTTTCACCGTTCCGCTATTCGAGCCTGCTCTGGGCGATCGGCCTCAGCACTTTGATCTTCGGCGAAGCGCCTGACATATATACGATCATCGGATCTATTCTGGTGGTCGGAAGCGGCGTCTACATGGTCTATCGCGAAAACGTATTGAAGAAGCGCGAACGCAACAAGAGCACGCTCGCGACGATCCCGACCGGCGTGGAACCGTCATGA
- the moaA gene encoding GTP 3',8-cyclase MoaA, producing MIHTNQAQPLVSPTGPMIDPFGRAVTYLRVSVTDRCDFRCTYCMAEHMTFLPKKDLLTLEELDRLCTAFIDKGVRKLRLTGGEPLVRKNIMHLIRQLSRHLKSGALDELTLTTNGSQLSRFADELAECGIRRINVSLDTLDPEKFHQITRWGDLPRVLEGIEAAQRAGIRVKINAVALKDFNEHEIPELIRWAHGRGMDMTLIETMPMGEIEFDRTDQYLPLSQVREDLSRQFTLSDIPYRTGGPARYVTIAETGGRLGFITPMTHNFCESCNRVRLTCTGMLYMCLGQNDDADLRKALRESESDLLLGQAIDEAISRKPKGHDFIIDRDHNRPAVARHMSLTGG from the coding sequence ATGATACACACAAACCAAGCCCAGCCACTTGTTTCCCCGACTGGACCCATGATCGATCCTTTCGGGCGCGCCGTTACCTATCTTCGCGTTTCGGTTACGGATCGCTGCGATTTCCGCTGCACCTACTGCATGGCGGAACATATGACGTTCCTGCCCAAGAAGGATTTGCTGACGCTCGAGGAACTGGACCGGCTTTGCACCGCCTTTATCGACAAGGGTGTGCGGAAACTGCGACTGACCGGCGGCGAGCCTCTGGTGCGCAAGAACATCATGCACCTGATCCGGCAGCTTTCGCGCCATCTGAAATCAGGTGCGCTGGATGAACTGACCCTCACCACGAACGGATCGCAGCTTTCACGCTTTGCCGACGAACTGGCGGAGTGCGGGATACGCCGTATCAATGTCTCGCTGGATACGCTCGACCCTGAAAAATTCCATCAGATCACCCGTTGGGGCGATCTGCCCCGCGTTCTTGAGGGGATTGAGGCTGCACAGCGTGCGGGTATCCGCGTCAAGATAAACGCGGTCGCACTGAAGGATTTCAACGAACATGAAATTCCTGAACTGATCCGCTGGGCGCATGGCCGAGGCATGGACATGACCCTGATCGAAACAATGCCGATGGGCGAGATCGAGTTCGACCGCACCGACCAGTATCTGCCGCTGTCGCAGGTAAGGGAAGACCTGTCGCGTCAGTTCACGCTATCGGACATTCCGTACCGCACGGGCGGCCCTGCCCGCTACGTGACGATTGCCGAGACAGGCGGGCGGCTTGGTTTCATCACGCCGATGACCCATAATTTCTGCGAAAGCTGCAATCGTGTCCGGCTGACCTGCACGGGGATGCTCTATATGTGCCTCGGCCAGAACGACGATGCCGATCTGCGCAAGGCGCTGCGGGAAAGCGAAAGCGACCTGCTGCTCGGCCAGGCGATTGACGAAGCAATTTCGCGCAAGCCGAAAGGGCACGATTTTATCATCGACCGCGATCATAATCGCCCGGCGGTTGCGCGCCACATGAGCCTTACCGGCGGTTGA